The following DNA comes from Corynebacterium lizhenjunii.
GAACAATCGCGTCGATAACGGTTCGCCAGCTCTTAAGGCCGACTCACCCTCGCCGAGACCGCACAATGATAACAAATACGCCCCATAACCTCAAACTGAACTGGGGTTATGGGGCGGCTCGCGCCGTGGCGTGAGCCGAGAGTTGGAGTGGGCTTAGGAACGCTCGAAGAGAGTGGTCACAGAACCATTCTCAAAGATTTCATTGATGGTGCGTGCCAGGAGCGGAGCGATGGAGAGAACGGTGAGGTTCTTCCAGCCCTCAGTAGACTGCGGCAACGTGTCGGTGGTGATGACTTCCTCCGCGCCGCACTCAGACAGACGCTCGCGGGCCGGGTCGGAGAAGACGCCGTGGGTACAGGCAATAACTACCTTCTTTGCGCCAGCTTCCTTGAGCACACGGACCGCACCGGCGATGGTGCCGCCGGTGTCAATCATGTCATCGAGCAAGATGCAGTCCTTGCCCTCGACTTCACCCACCACGCGGTTGGAGACCGTCTGGTTAGCTACCTCGGTAGAACGAGTTTTGTGTACGAAGGCCAGCGGGGCATCCCCCAGATCGTGGGCCCACTTTTCTGCCACCTTCACGCGACCAGCGTCGGGGGAGACCACCACGATGTCTTCGATGTTGTACTTGCTCTTGATGTAATCCGTCAGGATGGGCTGGGCGTGCATGTGGTCCACCGGGCCGTCGAAGAAGCCCTGGATTTGGTCCGTGTGCAGGTCAACAGAAACGATCCGGTCAGCGCCCGCGGTAGCCAGCAGGTCCGCGACCAGGCGCGCGGAGATTGGCTCGCGACCCAGGTGCTTCTTGTCCTGGCGGGCGTAGGGGTAGAAGGGCAAAATCGCCGTGATGCGCTTGGCGGAGCCGCGCTTGAGTGCATCAATCATGATGAGCTGCTCCATCAGCCACTTGTTCAGCGGCTGAGTGTGCGATTGCATGACAAAGCAGTCTGCGCCACGCACGGACTCCTCAAAACGGATGAAGATCTCCCCATTTGCGAAGTCGCGGGCGGTGGTGGGTACCAGCTCGCACTTGAGCTCGCGCGCTACTGCCTCCGCCAGCTCCGGGTGGGCACGCCCGGAAAAGAGCTTCATGTTCTTGCTGCTGCCAGTTACCTTGCCGGTCATGTGTGGCTCTTGCCTTCCTTGAGAATCGATTTCACTGTGCGTACTCTACAGACGCTTTAGGCTTCCGCAGAGTCTGCTGAGTCCTGGGCCAGCGCAGCTGCCGCAGCCTCCGCCGCAGCGGTGCCCGGGCGCTTGTCCAACACCCAGCCTTCAATGTTGCGTTGCTTGCCGCCGGAGACCACGAGTGCTCCCGCCGGAACATCGTCCTTAATTACTGTACCCGCACCCGAATACGCCCCATCACCCACGGTCACCGGAGCGATAAACATGGTGTCAGATCCGGTGCGCACATGGCTGCCGATAACGGTGTGGTGCTTGTTCACCCCGTCATAATTGACAAAGACGCTAGAGGCCCCGATGTTGGAGTATTCGCCCACCGTGGCGTCCCCAATGTAGGTCAAATGCGGGACCTTGGTGCCGCGACCAATCTGCGCGTTCTTCGCCTCTACAAACCCGCCCAGTTTGCCTTCCTCGCCCACCACGGTGCCGGGGCGAATGAAGGTAAACGGGCCCACGGTGGCCCCGGCCCCAATGCGGGCCTCGGAGCCGTGGGTGCGCACCACACTGGCACCCGGGCCCACCTCTACGTCGCTCAACGTGGTATCCGGGCCTACCACCGCGCCATCGGCAATGGAGGTGGTGCCCCACAGCTGGGTTCCCGGGTGGATCACCACGTCAGTGCCAAGACGCACATCCACGCCAATCCAGGTGCTCTCCGGGTCAATGATGGTGGCCCCACCACGCATAGCGGCTTCCACGCAGCGGCGGTTGAGCTCACGCCCAGCCGCAGCCAGCTGCACCCGGTCATTGACCCCGGCCAGCTCGTTTGCATCCGCCGCCACATGGGCGCCGACCGCGTGGCCCTGGGCGCGGGCAATACCCAGCACGTCGGTGATGTAGAGCTCCCCTTGAGCATTATTGGAATCCAGCTGGCTTAATGCCTGCCGTAAAACTGCAGCATCAAATGCAAAGACTCCGGAGTTGACCTCTGTAATCTCCCGCTGTGCGTCGGTGGCGTCCTTGTGCTCCACAATCGCGGTCACCGCACCGCCTTCGCGCACCACCCGGCCATAACCAGTGGGGTCTTCCAGCTCGATGGATAACACCGTGACTGCATTATTCGCCCCGCAGTGGGCCTCATACAATGCTGCGATGGTTTCCGTACGCAGCAAAGGCACATCTGCGTTGGTGACAATCACCGTGCCGTCAAAATCCCCCAGCGGCTCCAGCCCACAGGCCACAGCGTGGCCCGTGCCCAACTGCTCTTCCTGCACGGCCTGCGCAATCGGCCGGGACAGTTCCGTGGCCACGGCCTCGACCGCGGGCGCAACCTGATCGCGCTGGTGGCCCACCACTGTGACCAAGTGCTGCGGGTTAAGCCCTGCGGCTGCGTGGAGGGAATGGCCTAGCAGCGTGCGCCCACCAATCTCATGCAACGTCTTTTGCTTCGCAGACTTCATACGGGTGCCCGCGCCAGCAGCGAGGACAATAACGGCACAAGTGTTTGCGGTAGATGCCACGGGGGATTCTTCTCCTGAAATAGTCGCGGTGCTTCAAGCTATGTCCGACATCATAGCCCTTTTGCCCCGGCAGGGCGGGACTAGTCGCGGACAGAGACCTCCTCCATCGAGCGCGCCTTCCACGCACCGAGGGCACCAATGGCGGCCAAAAACAACAGCGCGGTACTGGGCCCGGCCAGAGCAAAAACGCCCGAGATCGCGCCGACAATCAGCAGGATTACCCCCATCATGGTATTTGCCGCGCCCACATATTGGGTGCGCTTGTCCCCACCGGCCATATCCACCACGTAGGTCTTGCGTGCCACCCGGATGGCGGTATGCGCCAGGTTGACCATGAAGAATCCAATGGGCATGATCCAGGCCACCGCAGTCCCTGGCAGCCAGTGCGCGGCTGCCACCAGCGCCACCACAACCAGTGACGCCACCGCAGCGCCGTTGGCCATGACCAGCCGCGAGGACTTATCAGACCACATGCCGGTCACTCGCCCGCCCACCAGGGAGGCAAGACCTGAGGCCAAGATGAAGCCCGCTAACCCACTGAGCACATCTTGCCCAGCCTCTCGCGCCAACAGCACAATAAACGATGAGGACAACGCAGAAACCAAGAGCAAGCTGCGGACATTGACAAAGGTACGGAAGTTGCGGTCCTTGCGGTAGAGCGACCACGTATCAACCCACCAGGCTGAAGCAGTGCCGGCAGTGCCTGCAGGGCTGGCGGAGGGGGCATCGGCAGACTCGGGGGCAGACTCAGGGGCAGACTCGGGCTCCACAATGCCGCGGAAGGACACCGCAGCGCCTAGCCACGTGGCGGCGCCGATGGCCAGCAGCAAGGCCAGCCCCCAGCGGGGAATGTCGCTCCACAGCGCCAGGCCCAGGCCCGCAATCAGGGTGGCGGCGCCGCCAAGCTGGGTGGCACGGCCGGTAATCAGCCCGCGGGAGCCCTTAGGGATGGTGCGCCCCTGCACGTCCTTACCCGCCAAGGAACACACCGCACGGCATAGCGCCAGGGCGGCCAGGGCCACCAGGACTATACCGCTTAGCGCCACCCCATCCGCCCACAGTGCGGCCGCGGCAATCACCCCAGCAGCCACAGCCTGGCCCACGGACCCAGCCACCCACAGTCCTTTGCGCGCCCGGTGGGACGTGACCCAGGGGGTCAGCGCGGCCTGAGGGAGCATTGCGCCGGCCTCGCGCACCGGAACCAGCAGGGCACTAAAGAACCCCGGCACCCCAGCGGAGTGGAACAGCCACGGAAGCACCGTCTTCGCGGAGACCAATTGATCCCCTAAACTTTGTAGACCATTGGAGATGATAAAGCGGCGCGAATTGTGAGATTGGGTGTGAGAAGCATCCGACATGCCCCCTAGGATAAGCCACTGTTCTAGGCTGAGATTATGAATCTCAGGGTGACGAATTTTAATCGGCGAACTTTCTTCCGGGGTGCGGTGGCGTGTGCGGTGGCCGTCCCCGTGCTCAGCGCTTGCTCTACCAGCTCCCAGCAGACCCCGCCGGAGGGCTACGACGGCCCGCCCCGACCGTTGCCTATTCCTCCCGTGCTGGAAGGGGAGGTGGACGCCGAAGGGGTGCGCGTGTTTAAACTCACCGCCCAAGACGGGCACTCGGAAGTCCTGCCCGGCAACACCTCCACGCGTACCTGGGGTTTTAATGGCGCGTTTTTGGGGCCTACGCTGCGGGCGCGCCGGGGGGAGCGGGTGCGTGCAGAGATTAGCAATAACCTCATTGAGATGACCACTGTCCACTGGCATGGGATGAAGCTGCCGGCATTTGCTGATGGCGGGCCGCATTCGCCCATTGAGCCGGGTAAGACGTGGAGTCCGAGTTGGGAGATTATCCAACCCGCCGCCACCGTGTGGTACCACCCGCATCCGCACTTGGCCACCGCCACGCACGCTTATCGGGGTCTAGCGGGGATGTTCATTATCGATGATGACGTCTCGCAGAACCTTGACCTGCCCCACGACTACGGTGTGGACGATATTCCGGTGGTGGTCATGGACGCCAAATTTACCGCGGACGGTCAGCTAGACCATGGCTCCGATAACACCTTGGGGCTGTTGGGGACGACCCCGGTGGTCAATGGCATTACTAACCCGCAGTTCCAGGCCACGACGTCCCGGCTGCGCCTGCGCCTGCTCAATGGGGCCTCCATGCGTTTTTATACTTTTGCGCTGTCCAACGGGGCGCCGCTGCAGGTCATTGCCACTGACTCCGGCTTGCTCGATGCCCCCGTGGAGGCCGAGCACGTGCTGGTGGGCCCGGGCGAGCGCGTAGAGGTCCTGGTGGATCTGGAACCGGGCGAGGATGTTACCCTGCGCTCGGTGCCGCGCAAGGACAATTTTGGCATTCCCCAAGACGAGTATTCCGCTGACTTTGGCTTTGGGGATGAGTTTGAGATTCTGCACCTGCTGGGGCCTGAGTCTGCCGATGCCGCTTCCGCCTCACCCATTCCTGGCGTTCTGGACCCTGCTGCGGCCAAGGTCCCCGGCACTAGTGGGCTGGTGGAGCGCAACTTTGTGCTCAACACCTTCATGATTAACGGCGAGCAGATGGACATGGCGCGGGTGGACCAGGTCATCGACCGTAAGGAGCCGGAAGTGTGGACAGTGAGTAATGAGAATGCTGATTGGCCCCACAACTTCCACATTCATAACGCGCGCTTCCGCGTGCTGGAGTATTCCGGAACGGACGTGGAGGTGCCCACCTATGGGTGGAAGGACATTGTCAATCTTCCTCCCAAAGCCACGGCGAAGCTGCTGGTGGAGTTCGGGTATTTCCCGGATCCCACCATCCCGTACATGTATCACTGCCACATGCTCTTGCACGAGGATGAGGGCATGATGGGCCAGTACGTGGTGGTTGAGCGCGGGGAGAAACCCGATGTGCGGGTGCAGCCTGCCGCGCTGGTCTTTGCAGAAAGTGGGGCGCACTCGACGCATACAGGCCAGGTGGTGGATGCCTCCCGTAGTCCCTATGCCAGCGCCACTGCAAACGCCACTGCTAACGCCACTGCCGGCGCGACGAGCAGCGCCACCGCCACCAAGTAGGGGCCTGGTTTTCGCCCCTGCGGGGCTATGCGCTAATGTAGGACCAGCGCGCGTTAGCGCGCGGTTCCCCATGGTGTAATCGGCAACACTACGGTTTTTGGTACCGTCATTCTAGGTTCGAGTCCTGGTGGGGAAGCAATGGGGGTGCGATAGTGTGGGACACATGGTTAGACAAAGGATGACCGGCCGGGAGCGCCGTGAGCAACTGATCTCTATTGGGCGCGCTGCATTTGCAGAGCTGGGGTTTGACGGTGCGAGTGTGGAAGAGATTGCCGCGCGCGCCCAAGTATCTAAACCGGTGGTCTACGAGCACTTTGGCGGCAAGGAAGGCCTGTACGCGGTGGTGATCGACCGCGAAATGCTGGCCTTGGAAAAGCTGGTCACCGCTGCCTTGGAGTCCGGCTCCTGGCGCAGCCGCATAGAGCAGGTGACCCTGGCGCTGCTGACCTATGTGGAACAAGACACCGATGGCTTTGTCATTTTGGTGCGCGACTCCAAGCCCGGCAATCAGCGTAGTTACTCCACGCTGCTTAACACGGCGATTAACCAGGTCAGCCATATCTTGGCGGAGGCCTTTGCCCACCGGGGTCTGGACCAGGACTTGGCGGCGCTCTACGCGCAGGCGCTGGTGGGTACGGTGTCTATGACCGCCCAGTGGTGGCTGGACGTGCGCACTCCGGAGAAGGAAGTGGTGGCGGCGCACATTGTGAATCTGTGCTGGAATGGTCTTTCCGGTATGGAAACGAAACCCAAACTGAAAGGACAAGCATAAATGGCCACTCCAATGCTGGCGGGCTTGCTCAAGGTAGCGGCAACGGATCCCAAACTCAAGGGCTTGGTGGCACGGGTGGGGGAGCCTGAGCTCCACCTGACTGGCCTGGACCAGGCCCGCCCTTGGTCGATTGCCACCTTGGCGCATCACGCTCCGGTGCTGGTAGTCACCGCCACGGGCCGCGAGGCAGAGGACTTGGCCGCGGAGTTGGGGGCCATGCTGGGCGATAAGGTGGCTCATTTCCCGTCCTGGGAGACCTTGCCGCATGAGCGTTTGAGCCCGGGGGTGGACATTGTGGGCAAGCGTGCCCGGGTGTTGGAGCAGCTCCCGCGGGTGGTGGTCACCGCGGCTCGCGGCTTTGCCCAGCCCATTTTGTCCCAGGTGGAGGGCCGCGCGCCGCTGTCGCTGGCCCAGGACCAGGAGATTGAGCTGGAGCAGGTGATTGCCCAGCTGGAGTTTAAGGCCTACCGTCATGTGGATATGGTGGCCAAGCGTGGCGAATACGCTAATCGCGGCGGGATTATTGATATTTTTCCCACCACCTTGGACTACCCGGTGCGCGTGGAGTTTTGGGGGGATGAGATTAGTGATATTCGCCAGTTCTCGGTGGCGGACCAGCGCACTATCACCGAGATTGAGCTGGGTGCGGTGGATATTTTCCCTGCCCGGGAGTTGCCGATTACTCCGCAGGTGGCCGCTCGGGCTGGTCAGTTGGCCGCTGCACACACTGGCAATGCCGCGTTGCAGGAGCTTTTGACCAAGGTTTCCGAGCAGATTCCGGCCGATGGCATGGAGGCTCTGTTGCCCGTGCTTGCCGATGCCCCCTTAATCCCCCTGGTGGAATTTATGCCGCAGGATACCCACGTGGTGCTGGTGGCGCCAGAAAAGATTCGCACCCGTATTGCGGATTTGGAGTCTACGGATGCGGAGTTTTTGGCCGCCGGGTGGGAGGCTGCGGCGATGGGCGCTGATGGTCCGCTAGCTGGCCAGGGGCTCGATACCGCGGCTGCGAGTTATCGTTCTTTTGAGTCCCTGCGCGCTACGTGTGCTCAGCACGGCTATGCGTGGTGGAACTTTTCCCCGCCGGGGATGGCGCTGGCCCAAGAAGACCTCGTGTTGCCGCTGGAGTTTGAGCACGGGCCCACCCCACGTGGTGATCTTAAAGAGATTGAATCCATGATGGCTCAGCTGTTGGCGCACACTCGCGATGGCGGTCGCGCAGCCTTCATCGCACCCGCCCAGGGGGCGATCAAGCGGATGGTGGAGCGCTTCCGCGAGCAAGGCATTCCCACTAAAGTGGCCACTCCCGGCTGGGAGCCCACCCCGGGCGAGGTCACCCTCTACCACGCCTTTTCCCACGCGGGGTTGGTTTTCCCCAAGGTGCGTAAACTCAAAGACGCCGCCGCGCTGCCGTTGGTGGTGATAACGGAGACTGACTTAACCGGCAATCGGGTGGGCGATATTACCGGTGCTAAGCGGCGTCCGGCTAAGCGGCGCAACCGGGTGGACCCCTTGGCGCTGAAGGCTGGGGATTTTGTGGTGCATGAGACCCACGGCATCGGCAAGTTTTTGAAGATGGCCGAGCGCACCATCCAAGCAGGAGAGGAAACCTCCCGGCGCGAATACATTGTGCTGGAGTATGCGCCGTCGAAGCGAGGGCAGCCAGGCGACCAGCTGTGGGTGCCCATGGATTCTTTGGATCTGCTGTCCAAGTACACCGGTGGGGAAGCGCCCCGGGTGTCCAAGATGGGCGGCAGTGACTGGAAGAACACCAAGAAGAAGGCGCGGGCGGCGGTGCGTGAAATCGCCGGTGAACTCGTGGAACTCTACGCCAAGCGCCAGTCTGCACCCGGGCATGCATTTAGCCCGGATACCCCCTGGCAAGCGGAGATGGAAGATAACTTCCCCTATGTAGAGACCGAGGATCAGATGCTGGCCATCGACGCGGTAAAAGAGGACATGGAATCCAGCGTGCCCATGGACCGGGTGGTGGTGGGCGATGTGGGCTACGGCAAGACGGAAGTGGCCGTGCGTGCGGCTTTCAAGGCCGTGCAGGACGGCACGCAGGTGGCCGTGCTGGTGCCCACTACGCTGTTGGCACAACAACACGCGGATACCTTCCGCGAGCGTATGCAGGGCTTTCCGGTCAATATCCAGGTGCTCTCGCGCTTTAGCACGGCCAAGGAGGCCAAGGAGATTATCGCGGGCTTGGCCAGTGGGGAAGTAGATGTGGTGATCGGGACCCACCGGCTGCTGCAAACGGGCGTGCGGTGGAAGAACCTGGGCCTGGTGGTAGTCGACGAGGAACAGCGCTTTGGTGTGGAGCACAAAGAGCACATCAAGGCGCTCAAGGCCTCTGTGGATGTGCTAACCATGTCAGCGACCCCCATCCCGCGCACCCTGGAGATGTCCATGGCCGGGATCCGGGAGATGTCTACCATCCTGACCCCGCCAGAAGACCGCCACCCGGTGCTGACTTATGTTGGGGCCTATGAGGACAAGCAGGTAGCGGCATCTATTCGCCGGGAGCTGCTGCGCGATGGCCAGGTGTTCTTCATCCACAACAAGGTCGCCGATATTGAAAAGAAGGCCCGGGAGTTGCGGGAACTGGTGCCGGAGGCACGCATTGTGGTCGCACATGGGCAGATGCATGAGGACGTGCTAGAAAAGACTGTCCAGGGCTTCTGGGACCGGGAGTATGACGTGCTGGTGTGCACCACCATCGTCGAAACCGGGCTGGATATTGCTAACGCTAATACTCTGATTGTGGAGAACGCCCACCACATGGGCTTGTCGCAGTTGCATCAGCTACGCGGGCGCGTGGGGCGCTCCCGGGAGCGTGGCTATGCCTACTTCCTCTACCCTAAGGGTGCGACCTTGACGGAGACTTCTTATGACCGCTTGGCCACCATTGCCCAGAATAATGATCTGGGTGCGGGCATGGCGGTGGCTATGAAGGATTTGGAGATGCGCGGTGCGGGCAATGTGTTGGGCGCCCAGCAATCGGGCCACATCGCCGGCGTGGGCTTTGACCTTTATGTCCGCCTGGTGGGCGAAGCCGTGGAGACCTTCAAAGCCATGGCCAAGGGGGAAATCCCTAAGGCCACGGATAATTCCCCGAAGGAGATCCGCATAGACCTTCCGGTCGATGCCCACATTCCGGAGGAATACATCAACGCGGAGCGCCTGCGCCTGGAGGTCTATCGGCAGCTGGCCGCCTCCAAAGAGGACGCTGACCTGCAAGCGATCGTAGAGGAGATGACGGACCGCTATGGTCCGGTGTCAGAACCTGTCGAGCGCCTATTGGCGGTGGCTCGGTTGCGCCACCAAGCGCGGCGTGCGGGAGTCTCTGACATCACGGTGCAGGGCTCGCGGATAAAGATTCACCCCGTGGAGCTGGCAGACTCTAAGCAGGTGCGTCTCAAGCGGCTGTATTCCGGAGCCACCTACCGGGCGGCCGCGCAGGCTATCCAGCTGCCTTTCCCCAAGGCGGGGCGCGGCATTAATGCCCCGCAACTGCGTGATGAGGCTCTGCTGCAATGGGTGGCGGACTTTCTAAGCGACATGTTTGACCTGGACCGCGTGACCGTGGGCAGCGTAGAAGCTGCCCGCCCGCGGAAGGTGTTTTCTGTCAGCGAGTAGCTCTAGAAAGCAGTGGCTCTAGCAAGCAGTGGCTCTAGAAAACAGTAGCTCTAGAAAGCCCACGCTTTCTAGAGCGCTAGCTCGCCGGTGGCAATACCCCACACCGCAGCAATGGCGCCGGCAAAGACCAGGGCCACTACGCACCATTCGAAGGCGTTGAATACCCGCTCCTTCTTAGAGAGACGAGTGGCCACATAGGGCACCATGCCGGGGATAATGGCCAAGGCCCCCAAGAGCACATAGACGGGGTCCGCGGCGTAGATAAGCCACAGTGAGTAGACAAAAGCGGCCGCAGCGATGAACAGATGGCGGCGGTTATCGCGCGCCGAAATTTCTGGTCCACTTATATCAAAGCGGGCCTCCGCCCGGGACAGCCCCTTGCCGCGGGCGGCTAAAAGCAGCAGGTAGAGCGCGGAGAAAATGTAGGGCAGCAGGTACATGATGGTGGCTAGCTGCACCATGGCGTTATAAGAGGTCTCATTGATAAAGAAGACCAGCACGAAGATTTGGATAGCTACCGTGGAAATCAGCTGCGCCACCCAGGGAGCACCGGCGACATTGATGGTGCCGATGCGCCGCGGCAGCAAGCCATCGACGGCCATGAGCACAATTGGCTCCGCGCACAACATCTGCCAGGACACGTAGGCACCCAGTACAGATAGGCACAGGCCCAAGGAGATTAACGCCCCGCCCCAGGGGCCCACTACTTCCGTGAGCACCGAAGCCATGGAATTATCCGGCAGCGCGGCCAGTTGCTCCTGGCTGAGCACACCGAAAGACAGCGTGGAGACTGACACCAACAAGGCCAGCACGCTAATAAACCCAATAACCGTGGCGCGGCCAA
Coding sequences within:
- the glmU gene encoding bifunctional UDP-N-acetylglucosamine diphosphorylase/glucosamine-1-phosphate N-acetyltransferase GlmU, with protein sequence MASTANTCAVIVLAAGAGTRMKSAKQKTLHEIGGRTLLGHSLHAAAGLNPQHLVTVVGHQRDQVAPAVEAVATELSRPIAQAVQEEQLGTGHAVACGLEPLGDFDGTVIVTNADVPLLRTETIAALYEAHCGANNAVTVLSIELEDPTGYGRVVREGGAVTAIVEHKDATDAQREITEVNSGVFAFDAAVLRQALSQLDSNNAQGELYITDVLGIARAQGHAVGAHVAADANELAGVNDRVQLAAAGRELNRRCVEAAMRGGATIIDPESTWIGVDVRLGTDVVIHPGTQLWGTTSIADGAVVGPDTTLSDVEVGPGASVVRTHGSEARIGAGATVGPFTFIRPGTVVGEEGKLGGFVEAKNAQIGRGTKVPHLTYIGDATVGEYSNIGASSVFVNYDGVNKHHTVIGSHVRTGSDTMFIAPVTVGDGAYSGAGTVIKDDVPAGALVVSGGKQRNIEGWVLDKRPGTAAAEAAAAALAQDSADSAEA
- a CDS encoding TetR/AcrR family transcriptional regulator, yielding MVRQRMTGRERREQLISIGRAAFAELGFDGASVEEIAARAQVSKPVVYEHFGGKEGLYAVVIDREMLALEKLVTAALESGSWRSRIEQVTLALLTYVEQDTDGFVILVRDSKPGNQRSYSTLLNTAINQVSHILAEAFAHRGLDQDLAALYAQALVGTVSMTAQWWLDVRTPEKEVVAAHIVNLCWNGLSGMETKPKLKGQA
- a CDS encoding MFS transporter, translating into MSDASHTQSHNSRRFIISNGLQSLGDQLVSAKTVLPWLFHSAGVPGFFSALLVPVREAGAMLPQAALTPWVTSHRARKGLWVAGSVGQAVAAGVIAAAALWADGVALSGIVLVALAALALCRAVCSLAGKDVQGRTIPKGSRGLITGRATQLGGAATLIAGLGLALWSDIPRWGLALLLAIGAATWLGAAVSFRGIVEPESAPESAPESADAPSASPAGTAGTASAWWVDTWSLYRKDRNFRTFVNVRSLLLVSALSSSFIVLLAREAGQDVLSGLAGFILASGLASLVGGRVTGMWSDKSSRLVMANGAAVASLVVVALVAAAHWLPGTAVAWIMPIGFFMVNLAHTAIRVARKTYVVDMAGGDKRTQYVGAANTMMGVILLIVGAISGVFALAGPSTALLFLAAIGALGAWKARSMEEVSVRD
- a CDS encoding amino acid permease; protein product: MNETRSHSVTVWTLVALIIGSTVGAGIFSLPQNIASVAGPGAMLIGWAIAGVGMLSVAFVFHILAHRKPHLDSGVYSYVRAGLGDFIGFTAGWGYWLGSVMAQVGYATLFFNTVGHYVPVFEHRWLSALAVSALSWTIFAVLARGIKQAAIMNMVTSVAKIVPILAFIVLVAFLGFSWDTFTLDFWGRTVEASLFEQVQGIMLFTVWVFIGVEGASVYSKQARTRSDVGRATVIGFISVLALLVSVSTLSFGVLSQEQLAALPDNSMASVLTEVVGPWGGALISLGLCLSVLGAYVSWQMLCAEPIVLMAVDGLLPRRIGTINVAGAPWVAQLISTVAIQIFVLVFFINETSYNAMVQLATIMYLLPYIFSALYLLLLAARGKGLSRAEARFDISGPEISARDNRRHLFIAAAAFVYSLWLIYAADPVYVLLGALAIIPGMVPYVATRLSKKERVFNAFEWCVVALVFAGAIAAVWGIATGELAL
- a CDS encoding ribose-phosphate diphosphokinase codes for the protein MTGKVTGSSKNMKLFSGRAHPELAEAVARELKCELVPTTARDFANGEIFIRFEESVRGADCFVMQSHTQPLNKWLMEQLIMIDALKRGSAKRITAILPFYPYARQDKKHLGREPISARLVADLLATAGADRIVSVDLHTDQIQGFFDGPVDHMHAQPILTDYIKSKYNIEDIVVVSPDAGRVKVAEKWAHDLGDAPLAFVHKTRSTEVANQTVSNRVVGEVEGKDCILLDDMIDTGGTIAGAVRVLKEAGAKKVVIACTHGVFSDPARERLSECGAEEVITTDTLPQSTEGWKNLTVLSIAPLLARTINEIFENGSVTTLFERS
- a CDS encoding multicopper oxidase family protein — encoded protein: MTNFNRRTFFRGAVACAVAVPVLSACSTSSQQTPPEGYDGPPRPLPIPPVLEGEVDAEGVRVFKLTAQDGHSEVLPGNTSTRTWGFNGAFLGPTLRARRGERVRAEISNNLIEMTTVHWHGMKLPAFADGGPHSPIEPGKTWSPSWEIIQPAATVWYHPHPHLATATHAYRGLAGMFIIDDDVSQNLDLPHDYGVDDIPVVVMDAKFTADGQLDHGSDNTLGLLGTTPVVNGITNPQFQATTSRLRLRLLNGASMRFYTFALSNGAPLQVIATDSGLLDAPVEAEHVLVGPGERVEVLVDLEPGEDVTLRSVPRKDNFGIPQDEYSADFGFGDEFEILHLLGPESADAASASPIPGVLDPAAAKVPGTSGLVERNFVLNTFMINGEQMDMARVDQVIDRKEPEVWTVSNENADWPHNFHIHNARFRVLEYSGTDVEVPTYGWKDIVNLPPKATAKLLVEFGYFPDPTIPYMYHCHMLLHEDEGMMGQYVVVERGEKPDVRVQPAALVFAESGAHSTHTGQVVDASRSPYASATANATANATAGATSSATATK
- the mfd gene encoding transcription-repair coupling factor is translated as MATPMLAGLLKVAATDPKLKGLVARVGEPELHLTGLDQARPWSIATLAHHAPVLVVTATGREAEDLAAELGAMLGDKVAHFPSWETLPHERLSPGVDIVGKRARVLEQLPRVVVTAARGFAQPILSQVEGRAPLSLAQDQEIELEQVIAQLEFKAYRHVDMVAKRGEYANRGGIIDIFPTTLDYPVRVEFWGDEISDIRQFSVADQRTITEIELGAVDIFPARELPITPQVAARAGQLAAAHTGNAALQELLTKVSEQIPADGMEALLPVLADAPLIPLVEFMPQDTHVVLVAPEKIRTRIADLESTDAEFLAAGWEAAAMGADGPLAGQGLDTAAASYRSFESLRATCAQHGYAWWNFSPPGMALAQEDLVLPLEFEHGPTPRGDLKEIESMMAQLLAHTRDGGRAAFIAPAQGAIKRMVERFREQGIPTKVATPGWEPTPGEVTLYHAFSHAGLVFPKVRKLKDAAALPLVVITETDLTGNRVGDITGAKRRPAKRRNRVDPLALKAGDFVVHETHGIGKFLKMAERTIQAGEETSRREYIVLEYAPSKRGQPGDQLWVPMDSLDLLSKYTGGEAPRVSKMGGSDWKNTKKKARAAVREIAGELVELYAKRQSAPGHAFSPDTPWQAEMEDNFPYVETEDQMLAIDAVKEDMESSVPMDRVVVGDVGYGKTEVAVRAAFKAVQDGTQVAVLVPTTLLAQQHADTFRERMQGFPVNIQVLSRFSTAKEAKEIIAGLASGEVDVVIGTHRLLQTGVRWKNLGLVVVDEEQRFGVEHKEHIKALKASVDVLTMSATPIPRTLEMSMAGIREMSTILTPPEDRHPVLTYVGAYEDKQVAASIRRELLRDGQVFFIHNKVADIEKKARELRELVPEARIVVAHGQMHEDVLEKTVQGFWDREYDVLVCTTIVETGLDIANANTLIVENAHHMGLSQLHQLRGRVGRSRERGYAYFLYPKGATLTETSYDRLATIAQNNDLGAGMAVAMKDLEMRGAGNVLGAQQSGHIAGVGFDLYVRLVGEAVETFKAMAKGEIPKATDNSPKEIRIDLPVDAHIPEEYINAERLRLEVYRQLAASKEDADLQAIVEEMTDRYGPVSEPVERLLAVARLRHQARRAGVSDITVQGSRIKIHPVELADSKQVRLKRLYSGATYRAAAQAIQLPFPKAGRGINAPQLRDEALLQWVADFLSDMFDLDRVTVGSVEAARPRKVFSVSE